Genomic segment of Staphylococcus muscae:
CTGTCTTACTAATTATCGTTGTAACAACTTCTCTACTATATTATCCATCACAAGTTTGGTGGTTAGTTGCCGTCTTACTAATGCTCATCGGCAATGTAGAAATAACTGCATTCAAACATCATAAAAAAGATGCGAAAGGTGTCCAAATTTTAAATATGATGACTTTGCTTATTTTAGTCATCTACATTGGCGTTACGATTATTCTCGTATAATGTCGTACATAAAAAGCCCTTATCAGTTACAAATGTACTGAATAAGGGTCTTATTTATGCATTTTACTCTTGGTAAAGCGAATCCAATGTAACTAGTCTTTCTAGTGCTTGCTCAAGTTGTTTTTCATCTATCGCAAACGAAACGCGTACATATCCTTCTCCTTCTTCTCCAAAAGGATGACCAGGCGCTGCTAAAATGGATAATTCTTCTAATAAATATGTGATGAATGCATCACTCGTCATATTGGGCGGACATTTCAACCATAAGAAGATACCACCTTTGATTGGTTCGTGCGGTATATTATGTTGCGTTAATTTGGCTTCAATGATATCACGGCGTCGACTAAAAACTTCTCTCTGTAACTCTAATACATCATCACATTCGTTTAGAGCAACTGTACAAGCATCTTGCAGCGCACCATACATCCCCGCTTGGGTATGCGTATGATACTTTTGTAAGTTTGCGATAATCTCTGAGTTCCCAACCGCAAAACCCACTCGATATCCCGACATATTATACCCTTTCGAGAAAGAAAAAACTTCTACCGCAACATCTTTTGCCCCATTCGCAGCCAATATACTTGGATTCGGCGCATCGAATCCAAACGCTTGGTAGGCAAAGTCATGTACAATCTTTGTCTTAGTTCCTTTAAATCGATCAATCGTTTCTTGGAAAAATTCCGGCGTTGCCACAGAACCCGTTGGATTGTTTGGGTATGTTAAATAGACTAACTTCGTATTCGTCGTGTCGACCTTATCCCATTGTGGCAAGTAGTGTTGCTCAGGTGATAACTTCAAGCGTTTAGGAATACCATGCGCTAGGTGTACTCCCGCTTCATAATCTGTATAACCCGGATCAGGTAATAACACTTCATCTCCCGGTTCAATCGTACAAGTCGGTATAGCCACAAGCCCATTTTTTGTTCCATAAAAAAGGCAAACTTCTGTCTCTGGGTCTAATGTGACACCAAAATGACGTTGATAAAAATCGACAATTGCTTTTTTAAAGTGTGCCTTCCCTTGAAAAGCTAAATATTTCTGATTTTCAGGCTTGATAATCGCTTCTGCGAGTGCGTCTAAAATACGTTGCGGTGTATCTGCATCTGGTATACCGACTGCCAAATTAATCAATGGTAGTGGTCCATGTGTCACCTTACGTCCCATTGTCTTACCAAAATAACTATCTGGAATTTGTCCCAAAATACTTGTATAAGCCATGTAATCCCCCCGTATGTAATGAGAAGCTGAGACACACTTATGCCCCAGCTCCCCTATCTCATGATCGAGATTTTATAATATTTTTATCTTACAGAAGGAATTAATCTACGTCAATGTTTTCAGACTTTTTCGTCAATCTATTTTTAATCGTAAAAATCACTTCATAAATGACTGGTACAACAACCAACGTTAACAGTGTTGATGACAATAAACCACCGATAACGGTTGCAGCCAAACCTTTAGAGATAAGCACTGAACTGTCTTGTCCAAACAACATCGGTAAGAGTGCACCGATTGTTGCGATTGCAGTCATTAAGATTGGACGAATTCTCGTTCCACCCGCTTCTATTAATGCTTCTTTCATTGACATACCAGCAGCTTCATTATTGATAACACGGTCAATTAAGACGATTGCATTCGTCACAACGATACCGATTAACATCAGCATACCAATCATACTAGGAACAGACAATGTTTCCCCCGTTGCAATCAATGCTAAAACGACACCGATAATTGTATATGGCAGCGAGAAGAGAATCGTAAATGGCGCAAGACCACCTTTAAACGTCAATACTAGAACGAGATAGACAATCATAATCGCCGCAAGCATCGCTAAGCCTAACTGTGTAAACGCAGACTCGATATCTTCATTCGTACCACCCATTGACGTTTTCACATCATCAGGCTGTTCAATCTTATTCAATACATTCATCACATCTTGAGAAACAGCACCTACATCATCATTGGTGATTTTACCCGACACTGTCGTAGCATAATCTCCACTTTGTTTGATGAGCTTATTCGGTGTGGTTGTCTTCTCGAGTGTTGCGATATCGCTTAGTGTGAGAGAATCACCAGTAGCAGATGGTAAGGGTGTCTCTTCCAGTTTTTGCTGCGTCCATTGGGTTTCTTTTTCTTGCTTCACAACAACGTCATACGTCTGTTCGGCATCTTTCACTTTCGTCACAGTCGTGTCAGGTACATTCTCATTTAACATCATCGCTAACTGTCCAGCTGTGATGCCGTATTCTCCGGCTTTCTTAGAGTCAACCTTCACCTTAAACTGCTCATATGTTTTCGCCAAGTCAGACTTTACGTTTGTCAAACCATTCAACTTCTTCATTTCTTGCTCAACTTTATCGACCGTTCCTTCAATGCGCTCTGGCGAAGGTCCTGTCACTTGAACTGTCACTTCATTAGATGTTGCGCCTGTACTCATATCTAAGTTTTTCCAATCACCCGGATGTTTATATGTTGCAATATGATTCAACACACGTTGTGGCTCTTCGTCAAACTTGGGCGTCTTTGAATCATACTGTACCATCAATGCCATGCTGTTCGTACTTCCTGTTGGATCGACTGGAGAAGCACCCCCAACAGAATATTGTACATTATCAACATACTTATTCTTTTGTAAGTAGCGTTCCACATCTTCAGCATGTTTCAGTACACTTCCTTCCGTTTCACCCGGTTTTGGCGAATACGTTAACGCCATGAACTTATCTTCACCCGTAGAAATAAAGCTTGTACCTACTTTCATCGCACCTAATCCGATACTTCCAACTAACAGTAATGTACTGACAATCATCACAATCCACTTATGGTCTAAACTCCAACTTAAGATGCGTTTATAATAACGACTCATCACACCCACATGTTCCGTTTTTTTACTTGGAAGACCACGCTTG
This window contains:
- the mspA gene encoding membrane stabilizing protein MspA codes for the protein MLTYLILLPLMYLIVAYISIFKLDMLLPKILRLLMAVLLIIVVTTSLLYYPSQVWWLVAVLLMLIGNVEITAFKHHKKDAKGVQILNMMTLLILVIYIGVTIILV
- a CDS encoding aminotransferase class I/II-fold pyridoxal phosphate-dependent enzyme encodes the protein MAYTSILGQIPDSYFGKTMGRKVTHGPLPLINLAVGIPDADTPQRILDALAEAIIKPENQKYLAFQGKAHFKKAIVDFYQRHFGVTLDPETEVCLFYGTKNGLVAIPTCTIEPGDEVLLPDPGYTDYEAGVHLAHGIPKRLKLSPEQHYLPQWDKVDTTNTKLVYLTYPNNPTGSVATPEFFQETIDRFKGTKTKIVHDFAYQAFGFDAPNPSILAANGAKDVAVEVFSFSKGYNMSGYRVGFAVGNSEIIANLQKYHTHTQAGMYGALQDACTVALNECDDVLELQREVFSRRRDIIEAKLTQHNIPHEPIKGGIFLWLKCPPNMTSDAFITYLLEELSILAAPGHPFGEEGEGYVRVSFAIDEKQLEQALERLVTLDSLYQE
- a CDS encoding efflux RND transporter permease subunit; this translates as MVKKLIDFSLSNKFAITLMVLLVILGGVFASYKMKLELLPDTEPPMLTITTAMPGATPETVMKEVSDPIDEAIRGMSDVSSVKTESLANASLITVNFNEQTDMDHAEQEIDKVLKKLEFEEGVEKPEIQRNSLYAFPVVAYSILHEKNDIEQSTKDVENNLIPKLQEIDGVQRATVNGQTSRQVNVEFDDKKLGAVGLNQKQVIDYIEAATKEVPLGLFQFGDTEKSIVIDGQFASVDALENMDIPLSIAQQGEQGQSPASSSQSSQDNGTQPQTVTLKDVAKVSLVNERASISRTNGKDAVDIQVVKAQDANTVAVAKEVDKAIDRFVKQHPDLKSIQIMDTAKPIQDALNTMIEKALIGSIVAVIVIMLFLRNFRMTAISVVSIPLSILIAMIALKLTDVSLNILTLGALTVAIGRVIDDSIVVIENIYRRLTRLDERLSGDALIVSATKEVFIPIMSSTIVTIVVFAPLAFVTGMVGEMFRPFAYAVTFSLLASLLVSITIVPVLGSVFFKRGLPSKKTEHVGVMSRYYKRILSWSLDHKWIVMIVSTLLLVGSIGLGAMKVGTSFISTGEDKFMALTYSPKPGETEGSVLKHAEDVERYLQKNKYVDNVQYSVGGASPVDPTGSTNSMALMVQYDSKTPKFDEEPQRVLNHIATYKHPGDWKNLDMSTGATSNEVTVQVTGPSPERIEGTVDKVEQEMKKLNGLTNVKSDLAKTYEQFKVKVDSKKAGEYGITAGQLAMMLNENVPDTTVTKVKDAEQTYDVVVKQEKETQWTQQKLEETPLPSATGDSLTLSDIATLEKTTTPNKLIKQSGDYATTVSGKITNDDVGAVSQDVMNVLNKIEQPDDVKTSMGGTNEDIESAFTQLGLAMLAAIMIVYLVLVLTFKGGLAPFTILFSLPYTIIGVVLALIATGETLSVPSMIGMLMLIGIVVTNAIVLIDRVINNEAAGMSMKEALIEAGGTRIRPILMTAIATIGALLPMLFGQDSSVLISKGLAATVIGGLLSSTLLTLVVVPVIYEVIFTIKNRLTKKSENIDVD